A stretch of DNA from Natrinema salaciae:
TTCGTAAAGCGACTCTGCATTCCCGATCGTGACCAAGAGTACGTTGGTATCCGTCATAGTGTCCAATCCTCTGCATATTACTCCAACAGATACCGGAAATCTTCGACGAGACTTACTAGTACGATTCCTACCAACAAAACATACGCTACAAGCAGTATCTCACCAATGGGTCCTGTAACCTGTGGCTCTACGATGAACAACACGAACAACACAAAGGTTGCAATGACACCGGCCCTGCGAACGGTACCACGATCCATGCCGAATATTGACTGTGTCATAGTTGAAACCCACACAGCGCTCGCAAAACCCCTTTCGGGGTGTTTCGGGGTTTTCACCCCGGTTATGCGAGCAGTCCGCGAAGCAGTCTCCACAGGGCGTAGGAAACCACGGCGAGTTTCGCCGCGACGGTTGCCCACTCCTTCAGCCACTTCGGCGGTGGGTCAATCTGGGTCACTGCGACCCATTTGATCTATTGTTTTACTCCTACTTCAAACGGTTGGTTTGTAAACAAGTAGTTGAGATAATGGATACGCTTAGGGGCCCTCATCTCGAATTGGAAAATGGGTCAATCTGGGTCATCATCCGGTGCGAAAGCACCGGACTGACTCGTTACTACGATTCGATAGTGGCAAGTTTGGTTTTCGAATCGCGAACGCGACCGAATCAGACCGGCTCCCGAAGCGCCCAAATATCCTCGAGTGGCTCGAGCCGACTCGGTTCCGCCCCACGCTGCGTGAGAATGCCCGCGTGGTACAGCATCGCCTTCAGTTGAAACACCGTCGGCGAGTGGTAGACGGAGCCGTCCGCGAGTACCGCGGGCCGAAGCTCGCCGTCTTCGGTAAGCACGCGACTCCGGACGCCGTCGGTCCCCCGAACGAACAGTTCGACGGTAAACGACGGGTGGACTTCGTGCAGGTACTCGACCACGTCCACGAGCGACGGCTCCGTGATCCCGTCCGCGTGCATGCACTGGAGTTCGCGGACGAGCAGCTCCGTCGCCTCGTAGTCGAACAGCACACGGCGGGCCAACTGGCCCCACGCCGGCGCGAGATCGACGAACCGGTTCCCCGATCGGTACCAGTTCTCGAACTCCGCGAGGGCCGCCTCGACGGACCCGCACCGGGATTTCGCGAACCGAACGACCTCCTCGCCGAGCGAGGTCAGTTCGACACGCGCGCTGCCCTCGACACCGACCCCCTCCTCGATCAGTCCGAGGAACGCGGCTCCCTGCCGGGCGCTGTCGACGGCGCTTACGACCTTGTACTCGGACAGCAGTGCCTCCGTGTCCCCGGCCGCGTAGTGGGCCAGCGGATAGCCGAGGTAGTTCTTGGGATGGTTCAGGCCGAACGACGCGTCCGCGACTCCCTGCGCGCTGGCCTGAAACCGCAACGCCGTCGCCTCGGTCGTCGTCCGGTTGCCGACGACGCGGGGCACCTCGAGCGGGTCCACGGTCCCCGCCGAATCGACGCCGAGCACGCCGACGTTCAACTCCCGCGCGAGCGTCCGATCGGTCTCGGAAATCGCGGCCGCCGGCGCGGCGAGATAGGCCGCGTTCGCCTCGTGGAGCCGGTCGTACGCCTGTAGAATGCCCCGTTGCGTATCGACGCCCCCACTGGTCTCCCCCTTCGCCTCGATGGCGATCAACGGCGGCTCGTCGCCGAGGCGCTCGACGGCAAGCAGCTCCGACTCGAGAGTCCCAACGCCGACCAGATCGGGATACCCGCCGCCGATCCGGACGTGGTTGAACGGGGCCAGACGGTCGCGGATCTCCTGTGCGACGGGGTGGCCGGGGAGCCACTCCGCTTGCGAGAACTGGGTGTCGGCCACCGCGTACGCGGTCGACTCGTCCTCGGCTGGAAAGAGTCGCTGCTTCGTGTGGGCCAGCACCTGCGGTTCCGAGAGCGGCCGGGCCGCGCTACTCATGGTTCTCGATTAGACAGTAGTCCCAATAATGTTCTGGCGAGCAGACGGTTCGGCGGACGGAGCGACCGGTCTCGGGGAGCGACGGTTCTCGGACGGAAATCCGCGCCCGCGACGAGGACCGATCGTCGAACGCGACACAGTAGTTATTTCGGTTGACATGGTCGCCCCATTCATGGGTTGCCACGACCTGACACGGGTGAGAGAACCACAACTGCGAGAGAGTGCACCACAGTCGACCGCGCCCGCTATCGAGGTGGTGCGATGAGCTCGAAACCGCGGAGTCGCTGGGGATGGGGGTTCGAGGGCGAAATGATCGACGAGACCGAACTCCGCGAGCGCAAGGCGTTCCTCGAGTCGACGCTCGGCTTTCCGGAGCGGCCCGTCCGCGATCCCGTCCCGCTGTCCGACACGACGATCCCCGATCCGGCGATCGAGATACCCGACGAACTCGCGGATTTCTGTTCGTCGGACCGAGCCGTTCGCGCGAGGCGAACCTACGGCATGGCTCGTCCGGAGACCATCCGGGCGTTCCACGGGGATTTCACGCCCGCCCCGGACATCGTCGCGCGACCGACGACGGAGACGGAGGTCGAGGCGGTACTCGCGTGGGCTTCCGACCGGCGCGTCGCCGTCTCGCCGGTCACTGGCGGAACCGGCGTCGCCGGTGGGACGGGGCCGCCGGCTGGAGACATCCGCGCTGGCTACACAGGAACGATCGCGCTCGATCTCGGGAACCTGAACGACGTCCTCGAGGTCGACGAACGATCGCGAACCGCGCTGATAGAGGGCGGGACCCTGGGGCCGGCCATCAACCGCCAACTCGACGAGTACGGGCTTCACCTCCGGCACTATCCGCAGTCGTATCGGCTCTCGGGGCTCGGCGGGTGGATCGCGACCCGATCCGGCGGCCACTACGCGACCAGATACACCCACATCGACGAGCTCGTCGAGAGCGTCCGGATGATCTGTCCGGCGGGACCGTTCGAAACCCAGCGGCTCCCCGCCCACGGTGCCGGCCCGGACGCGAACCGGCTCGTCTGTGGCTCCGAGGGCAGTCTCGGCGTCATCACGCGGGCGTGGATGCAGGTCGAACCGCGACCGCAGTACCGATCGGACGCGGCGGTGTACTTCGACGGCATCCTCGAGGCCGCGGCGGCGATACGCCGGATCGTCCAGGCGAAACTCTATCCCGCGAACTGTCGCCTCCACGACCGCGTGGAGACGAGCCTGTACGGGATGGACGATGTCGAAGCGGACCTCGTCATCCTGGGGTTCGAATCTACGGACCAGCCGACGGACGCGGCCCTCGATCGAGCCCTCGAAATCTGCGAGGCGGAGGGCGGTTCCTGTCCGGACGGACCGGACCATTACGGCCCGGGCTACGGCCACGATCGCCCCGAGGACAGCGACGTGGTCCGCTGGGGTGAGGCGTTCCAGCTCGGCGGCTCCGGAAGTACCGACCTCCCGCTGTGCGTCGTCGGTGGAACCGTCGAGACTGCAGTGACGTGGGACCGCTTCCCGGAGTTTCACGAGGCGATGCTCGCGGCCGTCACCGATGCGCTCGACGCGGAATGCAAGATGGGACACGTATCGACCCGTTTTACGCACGTCTATCCGGACGGCCCCGCCGTGTACTACACGTTCCGCGCCCCCGGCGATCCCGATCCCGATCGGCGGATCGAACAGTGGCGGCG
This window harbors:
- a CDS encoding FAD-binding oxidoreductase codes for the protein MSSKPRSRWGWGFEGEMIDETELRERKAFLESTLGFPERPVRDPVPLSDTTIPDPAIEIPDELADFCSSDRAVRARRTYGMARPETIRAFHGDFTPAPDIVARPTTETEVEAVLAWASDRRVAVSPVTGGTGVAGGTGPPAGDIRAGYTGTIALDLGNLNDVLEVDERSRTALIEGGTLGPAINRQLDEYGLHLRHYPQSYRLSGLGGWIATRSGGHYATRYTHIDELVESVRMICPAGPFETQRLPAHGAGPDANRLVCGSEGSLGVITRAWMQVEPRPQYRSDAAVYFDGILEAAAAIRRIVQAKLYPANCRLHDRVETSLYGMDDVEADLVILGFESTDQPTDAALDRALEICEAEGGSCPDGPDHYGPGYGHDRPEDSDVVRWGEAFQLGGSGSTDLPLCVVGGTVETAVTWDRFPEFHEAMLAAVTDALDAECKMGHVSTRFTHVYPDGPAVYYTFRAPGDPDPDRRIEQWRRIKRAGLDTVMEYDLTPTHHHAVGRDHKEWYAKQIPEPYGDALRAVKGVLDPAGVMNPGVLVDPPGRD